From one Tsukamurella tyrosinosolvens genomic stretch:
- a CDS encoding styrene monooxygenase/indole monooxygenase family protein, whose protein sequence is MTQARIAIIGAGVVGATAALVLARAGHPVDLYSDRTAEQLRDEVPATGTAVLFGHSRDVDHTLVEELYPDAPLSTGMNTRLNTGEPGALEQVLAFDPDFTYTAAGIDVRLRAHDRIRLFEEAGGSFHVETVTPEELDAVAAAHDLTLVSTGKGGLSGLFPVDEARTVYRSPQRHLLAAAFTGLGHGDDVFTARGHGAGKHNVFNLHTDHGEIWIGPYWHKDVGATWSVLGFAKPDGDWVQRWGEVTDAQSALEVVVSIYRDYFPDDLADIEKLRVIEEDRHSWLRGAVTPTVRQGVGYTRSGRPVLALGDSAIAFDPIAGQGAQTGLIQVAALVKAIEARGSDFTAEWITDQFDRHWEERGHAAAEVTRLFLGDPDYAFAAGLLFAGAVSDDAVGAALFGLLSEPAPILDFHTEADVERFIEDAKTTAEAYERV, encoded by the coding sequence ATGACCCAGGCACGCATCGCCATCATCGGCGCCGGAGTGGTGGGAGCCACCGCCGCGCTCGTCCTCGCCCGCGCCGGGCACCCCGTCGACCTCTACAGCGACCGCACCGCGGAGCAACTGCGCGACGAGGTCCCGGCCACCGGCACCGCCGTCCTCTTCGGGCACTCCCGGGACGTCGACCACACCCTCGTCGAGGAGCTCTACCCCGACGCGCCGCTGTCCACCGGCATGAACACCCGCTTGAACACGGGCGAGCCGGGCGCGCTCGAGCAGGTGCTCGCCTTCGATCCCGACTTCACCTACACCGCGGCCGGGATCGACGTGCGGCTGCGCGCCCACGACCGGATCCGGCTGTTCGAGGAGGCGGGCGGCTCGTTCCACGTCGAGACCGTCACGCCCGAGGAGCTCGACGCCGTCGCGGCCGCGCACGACCTCACGCTGGTCTCCACCGGCAAGGGCGGACTGTCGGGCCTGTTCCCCGTCGACGAGGCACGCACGGTCTACCGCTCCCCACAGCGGCACCTGCTGGCCGCCGCCTTCACCGGGCTCGGCCACGGCGACGACGTCTTCACCGCCCGCGGCCACGGCGCCGGGAAGCACAACGTCTTCAACCTGCACACCGACCACGGCGAGATCTGGATCGGCCCGTACTGGCACAAGGATGTCGGCGCCACGTGGAGCGTGCTCGGGTTCGCGAAGCCCGACGGCGACTGGGTGCAGCGGTGGGGCGAGGTGACGGACGCGCAGAGCGCCCTCGAGGTGGTGGTGAGCATCTACCGCGACTACTTCCCCGACGACCTCGCGGACATCGAGAAGCTCCGCGTCATCGAGGAGGACCGGCACTCGTGGCTCCGCGGCGCCGTCACCCCGACGGTCCGCCAGGGTGTCGGCTACACCCGCAGCGGTCGCCCGGTGCTCGCGCTCGGCGACTCCGCGATCGCGTTCGACCCGATCGCCGGGCAGGGCGCGCAGACGGGGCTCATCCAGGTCGCGGCGCTGGTGAAGGCCATCGAGGCGCGGGGCTCGGACTTCACGGCCGAATGGATCACCGACCAGTTCGACCGGCACTGGGAGGAGCGCGGCCACGCCGCGGCGGAGGTCACCCGTCTGTTCCTCGGCGATCCGGACTACGCCTTCGCCGCCGGCCTGCTCTTCGCCGGCGCGGTCTCCGACGATGCGGTGGGTGCCGCGCTGTTCGGCCTGCTCTCCGAGCCCGCGCCGATCCTCGACTTCCACACGGAGGCGGACGTCGAGCGCTTCATCGAGGACGCGAAGACCACTGCGGAGGCGTACGAACGGGTGTAG
- a CDS encoding Gfo/Idh/MocA family protein, with product MTVRIGLVGAGPWARETHAPALTAHPGVDFVGGWARDPAAAAELFPRSFDSPAELFDAVDAVAFAVPPNVQAELAVEAARAGKHLVLDKPIALDVDGAVALTEAVEAAGVRSIVAFTRRFAPETREFLARAAELGPVAAEAQWLSGAALAGKFAASAWRQEQGALFDVGPHVLDLLDAVAGPLSGVDAARYDAASDTWTAQLAHDGGATSTLSLSLRTPVLPTVMRVSAHSAQGMAVLERRETPSTECFRVLLDEFLAVIATGADHPLDVRRGLDLQRAIAQVQAAPSAP from the coding sequence GTGACAGTGCGCATCGGTCTGGTCGGAGCGGGTCCCTGGGCGCGGGAGACCCACGCACCTGCGCTCACGGCACATCCGGGCGTCGATTTCGTGGGCGGATGGGCCCGCGATCCCGCGGCCGCCGCCGAGCTCTTCCCCCGGTCCTTCGACTCCCCCGCTGAGCTGTTCGACGCCGTCGACGCCGTCGCCTTCGCCGTGCCGCCGAACGTCCAGGCCGAGCTCGCCGTCGAGGCGGCGCGCGCCGGCAAACACCTCGTCCTCGACAAGCCGATCGCGCTCGACGTCGACGGTGCCGTCGCGCTCACGGAGGCCGTCGAAGCGGCCGGTGTCCGCTCGATCGTCGCCTTCACCCGACGGTTCGCGCCCGAGACCCGGGAGTTCCTCGCCCGCGCCGCCGAGCTCGGGCCGGTCGCCGCGGAGGCGCAGTGGCTCTCCGGGGCGGCGCTGGCCGGGAAGTTCGCGGCGTCCGCGTGGCGCCAGGAGCAGGGCGCGCTGTTCGACGTGGGGCCGCACGTGCTGGACCTGCTCGACGCCGTCGCCGGTCCCCTCAGCGGCGTGGACGCCGCCCGGTACGACGCCGCCTCCGACACCTGGACGGCGCAGCTCGCCCACGACGGGGGCGCCACCTCCACACTCTCGCTGTCGCTGCGTACGCCGGTGCTGCCGACCGTGATGCGGGTGTCCGCGCACTCCGCGCAGGGCATGGCGGTCCTCGAGCGCCGGGAGACGCCGTCGACCGAGTGCTTCCGGGTGCTGCTCGACGAATTCCTCGCGGTGATCGCGACGGGCGCGGACCATCCGCTCGACGTGCGCCGCGGACTCGACCTGCAGCGCGCGATCGCCCAGGTCCAGGCAGCCCCGTCGGCGCCGTGA
- a CDS encoding amino acid permease, translating into MDILRTKPLARIKADGAAEGGLRRDLRLFDLVGFGVGIVIGTGIFTLTGVQAKVNAGPGIAISFIVAGVVSLFAALCYAELASAVPTAGSAYTYAYATIGEVFAWIIGWDLLLEFGLGAAVVSRSWSGYLADLFGLPPQWFTEEAPVNVGAILVIVVLGVIATVGIRESARVTNLLVLVKVAISVFVVIVGAFFITRSNLVPFIPESVPAESGGDALDRPLIETILGGAPSHFGVAGILTAAAVVFFAYTGFEAVANLGEEARRPERDMPRALIGTLLACTLLYVLVSVVLTGMVKYTDIDSSAPLSKAFDVVGASWAGDLVAIAAVAGLTSVILVELVTMGRIGYAMGRDGLIPPAVAKVSPRFGTPTRLTVIIVIVCALMGGFIPIEALSEMVSIGALFAFLLVSLAVPILRRTKPDLKRPFKVPFSPVIPVLSGLACVYLMLNLAVATWLRFLVWFALGVAIYLLYGRRHSVLGREAAVADSDG; encoded by the coding sequence ATGGACATCCTGCGGACGAAACCCCTCGCCAGGATCAAGGCCGACGGCGCTGCTGAGGGCGGCCTCCGGCGCGATCTGCGGCTGTTCGACCTCGTCGGCTTCGGCGTCGGCATCGTGATCGGGACCGGCATCTTCACCCTGACCGGCGTGCAGGCCAAGGTGAACGCCGGTCCCGGCATCGCGATCTCGTTCATCGTCGCCGGCGTGGTCAGCCTGTTCGCGGCCCTCTGCTACGCCGAGCTCGCGTCCGCGGTCCCCACGGCCGGCAGCGCCTACACGTACGCCTACGCCACGATCGGCGAGGTCTTCGCGTGGATCATCGGCTGGGACCTGCTCCTCGAATTCGGTTTGGGCGCCGCCGTGGTCTCCCGCAGCTGGTCCGGCTACCTGGCCGACCTGTTCGGACTGCCGCCGCAGTGGTTCACCGAGGAGGCGCCGGTCAACGTCGGCGCCATCCTGGTGATCGTCGTGCTCGGCGTGATCGCCACCGTGGGCATCCGCGAGTCGGCGCGGGTCACCAACCTGCTGGTGCTGGTCAAGGTCGCGATCTCGGTCTTCGTGGTGATCGTCGGCGCTTTCTTCATCACCCGCTCCAACCTCGTGCCGTTCATCCCGGAGTCCGTGCCGGCGGAGTCCGGCGGCGACGCGCTCGACCGGCCGCTGATCGAGACGATCCTGGGCGGTGCCCCCTCGCACTTCGGCGTCGCGGGCATCCTCACCGCGGCGGCGGTCGTCTTCTTCGCGTACACCGGATTCGAGGCGGTGGCGAACCTCGGCGAGGAGGCGCGGCGCCCCGAGCGCGACATGCCGCGGGCCCTGATCGGCACGCTCCTGGCCTGCACGCTGCTCTACGTGCTCGTCTCGGTGGTGCTGACCGGCATGGTCAAGTACACCGACATCGACTCCAGCGCACCGCTGTCGAAGGCCTTCGACGTGGTCGGTGCGTCCTGGGCGGGTGACCTCGTGGCGATCGCGGCCGTCGCCGGCCTGACCTCGGTCATCCTGGTCGAGCTGGTCACCATGGGCCGGATCGGCTACGCCATGGGGCGGGACGGCCTGATCCCGCCCGCGGTCGCCAAGGTCTCTCCGAGGTTCGGCACCCCGACGCGCCTGACCGTGATCATCGTGATCGTCTGCGCCCTCATGGGCGGCTTCATCCCGATCGAGGCGCTCTCGGAGATGGTGAGCATCGGCGCGCTCTTCGCCTTCCTCCTGGTCTCCCTCGCCGTGCCGATCCTGCGACGCACCAAGCCGGATCTCAAGCGACCGTTCAAGGTTCCGTTCTCGCCGGTGATTCCGGTGCTGTCCGGACTGGCCTGCGTCTACCTCATGCTCAACCTCGCCGTGGCGACGTGGCTGCGCTTCCTGGTCTGGTTCGCGCTCGGCGTCGCCATCTATCTCCTCTACGGTCGGCGCCACTCGGTGCTGGGCCGGGAGGCGGCCGTGGCAGACTCTGATGGGTGA